The genomic interval GCTTTATTTTTGAGGGATGTGATTCTTGCGGCATTGGTAATGGAACTATTTAAGCTATCAACCGTAAAATTCCACTCCGTTTCAAAAGGTATGATAGGATCTTCAATAAAGGGATAGTTAGGGAAGAGGTCATCGACTAACTCTTTTCCATATTGGTCTAAAATATTACTTAAAGCCAACTCGTTTGTTCCGCGCGCGAGCGTTGCTGACATAAGCTTTAATAATAGAGCCGAATTAAGTGGTTTCCATAGCTCTGGTTTGTAGTCAAGAATTTTAAATTCTATGGGATAATCCGCTGGCTTGAGCTGGCTGATATAAGCGTTTATCCCTTCGGTATAGGCTTCAAGGATGGCTTTGCTTTGAGGGTCTTTATTGGCTTCGGTCAGCATATTTTCCGCTCCATAAGTCATGCCCATTCTACGTTGATACCGATCTAATTCAATTGCTTGGTCTCCAATTACTTCGGAAAGCCGACCAGCGGCATAGCGCGTTTGGAAGTCCAGCTGCCATAAACGGTCTTTTGCTGTAATGTATCCTTGAGCAAAGTAAAGATCATGGTTGTTTTCTGCGAAGATGTGTGGTATTCCTTGTTCGTCGATCAGAATGGTGACTTCTTCTAATAGAGCATCGCTATCAATGAATAAATCGTGTGGCTTGATGGGTTCTGCGTTTCGCCAGAAACCGGTGGAAGGATTAAGAAATTTGCCAAGCGGAGGTATATCACCTAATTTTCGATTGAGTAGATAAATGCCGACTAGCGTTAAAAAAGCAAAAAAAATCAACTTAAGAAAAGCTAATCGTTTCATCGATAATAATAGGTGTCAGTTAGTTAAGTGTTTAAAGATATGTAATATTTTTGATATGAAAGAAAATAGATGTTGTGAAAAATAAAAAGAAGGATCGGCGAACCGTCCTTCTTTTTACATAAACCTATAAAGATTTGACCTTGCTATTCCTGATTATCGGAATTGCGGTTTTCGATTTCTTGTTGTTCCCGTAGTTTGTCAACCTGGTTCTTTTCACCGTAGTTCTCTGTTTTATCGGAGAAGCTAGTTAAGAGGTCTTCGATTGAATCAAAATTATCTGCGGTCCGTTGGTGCATGTCCGAAAGGACGCTTTCCAGCTTTTTGTCATTTAATTCGAAGTTATCCACTTCCAGTTTTCCGACTTTTTCGATAATGGCTTGTTGACTATGTTTTAAGTCTTCTAATTGACGGACAATCTTTTCCATCAATTCAAATTTTTTCAATTTGTCCATGCGTTATTGTTTAGTTTGTGAACTAATTTCTGTTTGTATTCTCTATAAGAAACAGCATGGTTTTAAAATTGTTTGTTTGTGTGATGTTAGTGAGTTAATCCGCGTGTAGCCAAAAGTCGGGCTACATATTTACCAACGATGTCAAATTCGAGGTTGACTTCAGTACCGATTTCTATGTCTTTGAAACTGGTGTGCTCATAAGTGTATGGAATTATTGTCACGGTGAAACTGTCGTTTTTCGAGTTAAAAACGGTGAGACTGACTCCATTAATGCTAATGGAGCCTTTTTCGACCGTAATATTGCCAAACGACGGGTCGTATCTGAAAGAGAAGAGCCAACTTCCATTTTCGTCTTTCTTATCGATACATACAGCTTTTTGGTCTACATGACCTTGGACAATATGGCCGTCAAGACGCCCGCCGACAGGGGTGCAGCGCTCCAGGTTGAGCAGATCTCCTTCTTTCAGATCACCTAGTGTGCTTTTATTTAAGGTTTCATGGACTGCTGTAACTAGGTGTTCGTCGCCGTTGACTTCGACAACGGTTAAACATACACCGTTGTGTGAGACACTTTGATCGATTTTTAACTCGTTCGATAGTGAAGAGTTGACTGTAAAGTGAAGGTTAGTGCCTTCTGCTTTTATTTTTTTGACCGTTCCGACGGTCTCAATGATACCTGTAAACATGTTTTCTTAATTTGTGCGATTCCTTCTCCAATTTGAACGACTATTGTTTTTCTGGGAATTTGATAGAGGGTCAGGTTGTTGTTTCTTTTTGAAAAGATAATTACCGATTAAAGCTGAAATTAGGGCGTCTTTATCGCAGTTCTCTATCGATTCCGATTGGAAATGTATGTCAATAAATTTTGTATTGTAGCTTCCGTCTTGAAAAGCTGGATGATCCATTACAAAAGATCCGAAATTTAATGTATTCTTGATGCCGGTGATTTTATATTCTGTGATTGCACGTTTCATTCGCTGGATTGCTTCGTGGCGATCTTTTCCCCAAACGCTCAATTTAGCGATCATCGGATCGTAATAGACGGAAACTTCCATGCCAATGTCATAAGCATTATCTACACGAACACCCGGTCCGGACGGAATCTTGTAATTATCTAACATACCTGTGTCTGGAAGAAAGTTGTTTTTAGGATCCTCAGCATAGATGCGTAATTCAATAGCGTGGCCTTGGATGTTGACATCTTCCTGCGTTAAAGATAGCACCTTTCCCTGAGCAATATTAATCTGCTCTTTAACGAGGTCAACTCCGGTGATCAGCTCTGTTATGGGATGTTCTACCTGAAGTCGAGTGTTCATTTCGAGAAAATAAAAGTTTAGCTGGTTGTCGACAATAAACTCGACAGTTCCTGCACCTGTGTAGTTGCAAGCTTTAACTAGATCCAGAGCGCATTTCCCCATTTTTTCCCGGATGGCCGGTGTTAGGACGCTGCAAGGAGCTTCTTCGATAACCTTTTGATGCCTTCGTTGGATAGAGCACTCCCGTTCGAACAGGTAAATGCTGTTGCCATGTTCATCTGCCAATACTTGGATTTCGACATGTTTGGGTGCAGAAATATAACGCTCTAAAAATACGGAACCATCACCAAAGGCAGAGCTGGCTTCCGATATGGCTAGTTTTAATTCATTCAGAAAATCTTCTTGGTCTTGAACAATACGCATACCTTTTCCACCGCCACCAGCTGCTGCCTTGATCAGGATGGGAAAACCAATATCCCTGGCTTGTTGTAATGCTTCGTTTGTGTCTGAGATGGGGTGGCTTGTCCCCTTTAATAGGGGGATTTTATGCGCTAATGCTAGCTTTTTAGCTGAGAGTTTATTTCCCATTAATTCCATCGCCTCAGAGGAAGGACCAATCAATTTGATACTTTCTTTTTCCAGAGCCTTGGCAAAGAGAGGGTTCTCGGATAGAAAACCATATCCGGGGTGGACGGCATCTACGTTGGTTTGTTTACAAGCTTCGATGATCTTTGAAATGGATAAATAAGAATCTGATGCGGAGGATTTACCGATATAAACAGCCTCATCAGCATGCTGAACGTGTAATGCGGTGCGGTCGGCGTCTGAATAGACAGCAACGGTTGAAATTCCCATTTCATGAGCCGAACGAATGACTCGAATGGCAATCTCTCCGCGATTAGCGATTAGAATCTTCTTCATCGGAATTTATTTTACGAGTATAGACAGCGAATGTTTGATATAAAACTAGGAATTAATAAATTATTTCCGGCATTATTGTAAAAAGTACACTTTGAGTTGTTTTTTTGTTAACATTGATAAACTGCATTTAGAGACTGCCAATGCGTTTTTTTAACGGTTCAATCAAAGATTAAGGAAAAATAAAAAAATTAAAATTTGTAAAAAATTAGGAAAGCTGTATTTTGTGCAAATTTTAATTTTTTTGCTAACTTGAAAAACAGATAATTAATATTCAAATATGATCATTATTGCAGACGGCGGGTCGACAAAAACAAATTGGTGTGTCATAGATAATTCTGGTAAGAAAATCTATTTTAACACGGAAGGTTATAACCCTTATTTTGTAAGTAAAGAATACATTCAGAGTTCTTTGAAAAAGGGCTTGCCTGAAGACCTGAATCTGGAGGATATTACAGAGGTACATTACTATGGTGCTGGTGTACATAATGAAGAAAAAGCTGAGATTATCAAAGATGCATTTAGTCACTTTTTTACCAAAGCGGAAATAGCTGTCGGGCATGACCTGTTAGCCGCAGCTCGCGCTTTATTGGGAACAGAAACAGGCTTTGCCGCAATTTTGGGTACGGGTACGAATACATGTATCTATGACGGTGAAGATGTTGCTATGAATATTGATTCTGCTGCATATATTTTGGGGGATGAGGGGAGTGGTTGTTATATCGGGAAAAAACTATTGACTGATTATGTACGTGGGTTGATGCCGGAAAATGTAAGACAGGAGTTTTGGAATACATATAAGATAACGCCGGATGAGGTAATGGATCGTGTATATACGCAACCTTTGGCGAATCGTTTTTGTGCCAGCTTCAGTAAGTTTGCTTATGACTGTGCTGTGAATATTGAATATTTGAGAGGGATTGTTAAGTCATCGTTTGCAGACTTTTTTACAAACCTGGTTTCTAAGTATCCAGATTACAAAAATTATAGTTTTAACTGTATTGGCTCGGTTGGATATAACTTTAGGAATGTGTTGGAGGAAACTGCATCAGAGTTTGGGATGACTACAGGCAGGATTATTCGGTCACCAATAGATGATTTGGTGAAATACCATATTAATCAAGCAAAAAAATAAGGGTAGAGCTCTAAAAATAATTTATACGAAAAGAATCGAGAGGCCGGGTTAATCCCGGCCTCTCGATGTATAATAACGTTATATTATAGTATTTATATGATAGTTTTATTTGATGTTATTTTCCGAACGATAATTCGTTTTGAAAAACCTTGGCATATTGGCGCCGGTCAAACTTGTAGAGACGAGCTGCGCGATAGGAGACTCCGCGTTGTTTTTCGTCCAACTCTTTTAGAATATTATAGTTAAGCATTTTCTTTCGAAAGTTTCGTTTGTCAAGTGAGCGTCCTGAGATGGCCTCGTATACCTTTTGTAGTTGTGTTAAGGTAAACTTTTCTGGTAATAACTCAAATGCTATACTGCTATTTTTTAGTTTGCTTCGTATTTTCTCTAAGCTCTTTGTTATAATGTTATTATGATCAAATGCTAATTCGGGTAAGTCATTGATAGGATGCCACTCTGCTCGTTTTACATAATCGGAGTGAGGTTTAAGAGCCAGCGTATTCTTTATTCGTAATAGAGCATAATAGGCTACTGTGATAACCCGACCTTGAGGATGACGTTTTAGGTCACCAAAAGTATAAAGCTGCTCCATGAAAATATTGCGTAAGCCTGTGTGCTCATATAAAATACGCTCGACAGCATCATCAATGGTTTCGTCTTTTTCGACAAAAAAACCAGGTAGGCCCCACCAGTCTTTATAGGGATATTCGTTTCTCTCAACGAGCAACACCTTAATTTCGCCTTCGTCGAAACCGAAAATCACGCAATCTGCCGTAAATATGGACTGTAGATGAGGTAAATGTGTTTGCAAAATAGTTGTGTTTATTCCGTTTTTAAAAAAAATATCTAAGTTTGTTAATACAGTTGTCGTTGCGCATAGGCAACTGTTTACAAAAATGTAAAAAAAAATACAATTTTTTGTGATAGTGTAGAAAATACACGTTATATTCGTAATAGTAAAATAAAAATAAAGAATAGCTATTTTGGCGAAAAAAATAAATAGAATCGGAGTTTTTACCTCGGGGGGCGATGCTCCGGGGATGAATGCTTGCATTCGAGCTGTGGTAAGAACGGCTCTTTATAATGATTTAAAGGTAACTGGCATTCTTCAGGGATATCAAGGAATGATTTCTAATCAGTTTATTGATATGAATAGTCGTTCAGTTAGCAATATTATCCAATTAGGCGGAACGATCCTGAAAACAGCGCGGTGTACTGAATTCCGAACTTCTGAGGGTAGAAAGTTGGCTTATGAGAATATTAAAGCGGCGGGTATTGACGCGCTTATTGGTATTGGTGGTGACGGTACGTTTACAGGGATCGAAGTATTTTCGAGAGAGTTTGATATTCCCGTAATCGGAATTCCTGGAACAATCGATAATGATTTATATGGCTCGGACTTTACACTGGGCTTTGATACGGCTTGTAACACAGTTATCGAGGCGATTGATAAGATCAGGGATACAGCAGCCTCTCACGATCGATTGTTTTTCGTGGAAGTGATGGGGCGGGATTCAGGCTGTATTGCATTGAATTCAGGAATAGCAGGTGGTGCTGAAGCGATATTAATGCCTGAGACCGGGACGGCGATAGAAGATTTAATATCACAACTAGAAAAAGCCGCACAAGGGAAGAAAACATCAACCATTGTTATTATTGCGGAAGGCGAAATGAATGGTGGCGCTTATAACGTAGCAAAGCGTGTTAAAAGTAAGTTTGATTTTTATGACACGAAAGTTACGATTCTGGGACATTTACAGCGTGGTGGTGCTCCTTCTAGCTTTGATAGGGTACTAGCGAGCCGTTTGGGTTTCGCTGCAGTAAACATATTGCTGGCAGGTAAGTCCAGACGGGTTGTAGGGCTTCGGGGAAATGGTATTGTTGATATTGATATCACGGAGTCGATTAACAATAAAGCTTTTAAATTGGCAGATGATATGATTGAACTATCAAATGTTCTGGCAATATAGGAGATAAGATGATTGCTGTTGTATTTAGTGGTTCACGATTGGCAGACTGGCGCTTAGCTGAAAAAGGCAAGGTGTTGGCTGGTTTTAAAACTGTGGGGATTAATCCGCACCATAATGATGAAACGAAAATTGAACAGCTGCTAAATAAGAATAATACGCTGATTAACTACGCAGAAAGAATAAAACGTATTTATTTTTTTGGGGCAGGAGCCTCGTCAAAGGAAAATGCCAATACTGTGTCGAAAGCGTTTAATTCGTTCTTTCGCTTTGGTAAAGTATATGTAGCTCATGATTTAAAGGCTGCGGCCTTGGCTACCTGCGGCGATCATGCCGGGCTGGTGGGAATCATTGGGAGTGGATCAAACGCTGGATACTTTAACGGGAAAAAGGTATTGCCTAATAACTATGGTTTAGGGTATATCCTGGCAGATGAAGGATCTGCAAACTGGTTGGGTAGAAATTTGTTACAAGATTATATTACAATGCAACTACCAGCTGATCTTGTAACAAAGTTTGATGAGAAGTATTCTCTTGACAGGAAACTGATCTTGGAGAAGGTCTATAGACATCCAAATCCAATTTTGTTTTTGAGTTCGTTCTCGGAGTTCATTTTTGAAAATCGAGATCATGAATATTTTAAAAACTTAGTTATTAGGGGGTTTAATCTTGTATTTGAAAAGTATTTTATTCCTTTCAAACAAAAGTACCCTGGTCTGGATGTAAATTTTACGGGAAGCGTGGCTTATGATTATCAGGAATGGTTGAGGGAAGTGGCCGAAAGTCATGACTTTAAAGTAGGCTCTATTATTAGGGAGCCCATTCACAATCTATTAAATTATTATTTAAATAAAAACAAGTAAATATGAAAATTGGAATTAACGGATTTGGAAGAATCGGACGTTTAGCTTTTAGAGCTGCGATAAAAAGAGATGACATCGAAATTGTTGGTGTTAACGATTTGGTATCACCGGATTATTTAGCTTACATGCTAAAATATGATTCTACGCACGGTAGATTTGACGGAACTGTTGAGGAGAAAGATGGTCACTTGGTGGTTAACGGTAAAACTATTCGTGTAACTGCTGAAAAAGATCCAGCAAATTTAAAATGGGATGAAGTAGGTGCTGAGGTGATTCTAGAGTGTACTGGTTTTTTCCTAACTCAGGAGTTGGCTCAGAAGCATATTGAAGCAGGTGCTAAAAAAGTAGTACTTTCTGCGCCAGCTAAAGATGATACACCAACTTTCGTTGTAGGGGTGAATCACAAAGAATTAAAAGCAGACCAAAAAATAGTTTCTAATGCATCTTGTACGACAAACTGTTTGGCACCAATGGTTAAAGTCCTGAATGATAATTTCGGTATCGTTGAAGGCTTGATGACTACTGTTCATGCTGTTACTGCCACTCAAAAAACGGTTGATGGCCCTTCGCAAAAGGATTGGAGAGGAGGAAGAGGTGCTTATCAAAATATTATTCCTTCGTCAACTGGAGCTGCAAAAGCAGTAGGTTTGGTTATTCCTGAAATTCAAGGAAAATTAACAGGTATGTCTTTCCGGGTACCAGTTGCTGATGTGTCAGTAGTGGATTTGACAGTTCGTTTGGAAAAACCAACGACTTATGATCAAATTAAAAAGGCTTTTAAAGATGCATCTGAAGGAGAGTTGAAGGGTGTGGTAGGATATACAGAAGAGGATGTAGTTTCTGAAGACTTTAAGGGCGACCCACGTACGAGTATCTTTGATGCGAAAGCAGGTATTGCGTTGAATGACAATTTTGTGAAAGTTGTCGCTTGGTACGATAATGAGTGGGGTTACTCTAATAAATTGATAGACTTAGTACAAGAAGTTGGCAAGCTTTCTTAAAGAAGTTAGAGTCAGTTAATAAAAAGGTGCAGATTTGTCTGCACCTTTTTTGGTTTTATCAATTATGTACTCTCTGAAGTTTCTGATTATTTATTCGTTAAGTTTCTGAAGCAGGGATTTTATTTCTACCGGATCACTTTGGAAAATGTCACTACCCATATTCTCGATTGCCGGATTATGATATTCCATTTGAGAAGGAAATATAGATTTTGCTGAAGCATGCCATTCTATTGCGGGTACTAATTCTTTTAAAAATTTGATGTTCGTTGATTTTACTCCTGATCCTGGCATGATGATGATCCGGTCGTTGGCTTGTTCAATAAGTTGTTTTAAAGTCGCTGAACCTTCGATAGCCGTGTTTTTAAGCCCCGAGGTGAGTAATCGATCACAACCGGCTTCGATGATAGCCTCCAGCGCTGTTTCTGGGTTATTACAGACATCGAACGCTCGGTGGAAGGTGACGCTCATGGGTTTTGCTAATTGGACGAGCGTCTTTGTCCGGTCGATGTCAATACTGCCATCGAAGAGAAGGATACCAATAACAACACCATTGAATCCTAACTTTTTGCAGAACAGAACATCTTCTTTCATGATTTCAAATTCGCTTTCGGTATATAGAAAATCACCGCTACGAGGTCTGATGAGTACATTAATGTCAATTGTAATATTTTCTTTTACTAGTTGAAGGGTTCCAAACGAAGGCGTAGTACCCCCTTCGTTTAGATTTTCGCAAAGCTCAATTCGGTCGGCTCCCGCCTCTTGGGCAATGAGAGCCGATTTGTAGGAGCCTGCACAAATTTCTAATTTCATAGTTCAAATTCAATATTTCTAAAAATACTTGGCTTTCGGGGTTAATAAATACTTTTACCTTTGATTAGTGTGTCCTGTTTTTCTTGATTGCATACTGCATATGTAAATCCTTGTTGAAGCGCGTATGAGCCATATTCACCTTTTTTGTTTAACGCTAAAAAACCGACTTGAATTTCTTTTGCTTTTTCGGGCTTCTTTTGGATGATACGTTGAATAGCTTCTTTACAGGCGTCTTCCGGACTATAACCCTGGCGCATAAGTTCTACGACTAAAAAACTTCCAACCGTGCGGATTACTTCTTCGCCGACACCGGTTGATGTAGCGCCTCCAACCTCATTGTCGACGTACAATCCGGCTCCAATGATGGGGCTGTCACCGACGCGGCCATGCATTTTAAAAGCCATACCGCTTGTGGTACAAGCGCCGGATAGATTGCCGTTCTTATCTAAAGCAAGCATCCCGATTGTATCATGATTGTATTGATTTCCAGGTAATTTAGTGGGTGAAAAACGCTGATTCTCTATGTTGATTATCGGTTGATACTCGCCTTCTTTTAACCACTCTTTCCAAGCTTTTTCGGACTCAGGAGTTAATAGATTTTCTTCTTTAAATCCATTTTCCAATGCAAATTGTAGCGCACCTTCACCTACGAGCATTACGTGAGGTGTTTTTTCCATAACTAGGCGTGCAATAGAAATGGCATGAGTTATATTCTCTAATGCGGCCACAGACCCGCAGTTCCCAAGTTCATCCATAATGCAAGCGTCTAATGTGACGTAGCCGTCGCGATCGGGATAACCACCTTTCCCGACAGTTTGGTTCTTTAAGTCGGCCTCCGGAACTTTAACCCCTTGCTCAACAGCATCGAGCGCTCTCCCTCCACTTTTTAGTACTTCCCAGGCTGCTTGATTAGCGGCTATGCCGAAGTCCCAAGTAGAAATAACAATTGGATTGTTGCTTAGATGAGAAGGACGATGAGCAAAGGACGCCATGGGTGTGAATGTTGAAAATGATCCTACTGATAATGAGCTGAAAAAGCCCGATTTAAGAAATGTTCTGCGATTAATCATGAAGTGAAGATACGGAAAACAGTCAATTATTTTGTAGATTGCGGTATGAAATCGATCCTCAACAAACTTCTTTTAATTGGTATATTAACTATGGTCAGTAATAGTCTTTCTGCACAAAATTGGATTAACGTAAAGGACACGGAGAATTTTGATAAGTGGCGTGATTTTGTTGTAAAAATAAAAGATACGTATGCTCCTGACTCTCGTGACATTTATTTGTCAGTATACGATGATGAAGAACAAGCGGGCAAGTATGTCATTGAGACGACTTCTACTGAAATACAGTCTTATGTTTTGAATGAAGAAAAAGGCTCTACTTTCACTGTAAAATTGCTCCCAGATAGTGATTTGAACGGAAAGACGAAAGGCATTATAAACCTTTCAGTCGCAAATCTTCGTACACGACCAAGCCATTCTGCAGAAATGGCAACTCAAACTTTATTGGGTACGCCGGTTGATGTTTTAAAGAAGTTAGGTGGATATTATTTAATTCGGACGCCGGAAGGGTATCTGGCTTATGTGGATCGGTATGGTGTGCAACCGAAAACCGAGGAAGAATTAGCTAATTGGACAAGCAGAAACCGTGCGATTTACGTTGCAGACTATGGTCATGCTTATCTTGAAGCGAATACGACATCGCCCCGGGTATCTGATTTGGTTATGGGGAATATTTTGACTGTTGTTTCTGAAGGTGAGGATTACTGGCAATTGGAGTATCCGGATGGCCGACTAGGTTATGTGGAGAGTAACCGCCTGATGAAATATGATGATTGGAAAGCGATGGTAAAACCGCAAGCAGATAGTGTGCTCCAAGTTGCGAAGAGAATGATCGGCGTGCCTTATTTATGGGGTGGAACATCTATTAAAGGTGTAGATTGTAGCGGCTTTACGAAAACTAGTTATTTTATGAATGGTCTTATTATTCCACGAGATGCGTCGCAACAGTACCGACAGGGAGAGGAGTTAAACATTATGACGGATGGTGATTTGGATGTGAAGAAAGCAGTGAGTAATTTGAAAAAAGGAGATCTGATATTTTTCTCAGCATCTAAAGAAACGAATCCAAAACAACCGATTACACATGTTGCCATTTATATGGATAATGGCGAGTTTATCCATGCTGCAGGTATTGTACGTATTAATAGTTTTGACCCTACTGCACCGAATTACGATAGTCAATCTTTAACTATTGTTGGTGCGCGCCGGTATTTGGATAACGAGGAATTTATCGCGAGCCACACATTAAACTCCAAAAAAGGGTATTAAAATGTTAAACAGAACGTCTAAACAGGATTTGCATTTTTTTAGCGACGCAGTGGTTAAAAAAATGGGCAAATTTACGCTTTATTATAAACCTTATTCATTGGTGTTAAATCATGTGTTTACGGTGGCTAGTGGTTCACGATCATCGACTCCAGTTGTATTGGTTGCTTTAGAATATGACGGGGTTGTGGGATACGGCGAAGCGTCAATGCCTTTTTATTTGGGCGAGAGTCATGAAACGGTATTAGGATTTTTAGCGCAGGTTGACCTGTCGTCTTTTTCAAATCCTTTTTTGACCGAAGATATTTTGAGTTATGTAGATCAGTTGATGCTTAAGAATACGGCTGCAAAGGCATCGATTGATATTGCTCTGCATGACTTGTTAGGGAAGTTAATGCAGCAACCCTGGTATCGGATATGGGGCTTTAATCCTGAAAACACACCAAACACATCGTTTACTATTGGTATTGATAAGCCTGATGTAATCAGGGAAAAAGTCAAGGAGGCTAAGCCTTATAAGCTTCTAAAAGTAAAGCTGGGTTTGGATAGTGACAAAGAGATGATAGAGACTATTCGTGAGGTAACAGATGCCCCAATCTGTGTAGATGTTAACCAAGGGTGGAAGGACAGGCGGGAAGCGCTGGAAATGGCTCATTGGCTTGAGGAACGTGGGGTAGTATTTATTGAGCAACCGATGCCGAAGGAACGAATTGACGACAATGCCTGGCTGACTGAAAATAGCCCCTTGCCCACGATTGCTGATGAAGCTGTACAGCGGCTTTCGGATGTTCCGAAAGCTAGTGGTGTATATAGTGGTATCAATATTAAATTAATGAAATGTACCGGATTGAGAGAAGCGCGGGCAATGGTAGAATTGGCAAGAAATTATGATTTAAAAGTGATGTTGGGATGTATGACCGAAACCTCCTGTGCGATTAGTGCTGCGGCTCAATTGGCGCCAGCAGTAGATTGGGCTGATCTAGACGGAGCTCTCCTTATTGGCAATGATGTTTATCAGGGTATGTGGGTAGACGACGGGAAAATCATGTTGTCTGATAATCCTGGTATTGGTGTTAATTTTATAAAAAATTGATAACCAGTATCTAAAGTGGCTAGATTATTGTTGTAATGGACACAGAGTAGTTACAGTTACTCTAAACTAATTAAAAATTCCATGAGTATGCTAAACAAAACCCAACCTCAAACTAAAAGTTTATTGGTGTCAGAGCCTTTCATGTTAGATCCTAATTTTAACCGTTCCGTTGTATTACTTGCGGAACATAATGAACAGGGCAGTATGGGTTGGGTATTAAATCAACCCTCTAATTTGGTGTTGAGCGATGTAATGGACGATATATATGACGCTAATTTTCGTCTATTTATCGGCGGTCCGGTAGGGCAGGATTCTATTCAGTTCGTTCATAAATGCTATGATAAACTCAATAGCGGTATTGATCTTGGCGATGGAGTCTAT from Pedobacter indicus carries:
- a CDS encoding C40 family peptidase, whose translation is MKSILNKLLLIGILTMVSNSLSAQNWINVKDTENFDKWRDFVVKIKDTYAPDSRDIYLSVYDDEEQAGKYVIETTSTEIQSYVLNEEKGSTFTVKLLPDSDLNGKTKGIINLSVANLRTRPSHSAEMATQTLLGTPVDVLKKLGGYYLIRTPEGYLAYVDRYGVQPKTEEELANWTSRNRAIYVADYGHAYLEANTTSPRVSDLVMGNILTVVSEGEDYWQLEYPDGRLGYVESNRLMKYDDWKAMVKPQADSVLQVAKRMIGVPYLWGGTSIKGVDCSGFTKTSYFMNGLIIPRDASQQYRQGEELNIMTDGDLDVKKAVSNLKKGDLIFFSASKETNPKQPITHVAIYMDNGEFIHAAGIVRINSFDPTAPNYDSQSLTIVGARRYLDNEEFIASHTLNSKKGY
- a CDS encoding YqgE/AlgH family protein, with amino-acid sequence MLNKTQPQTKSLLVSEPFMLDPNFNRSVVLLAEHNEQGSMGWVLNQPSNLVLSDVMDDIYDANFRLFIGGPVGQDSIQFVHKCYDKLNSGIDLGDGVYWGGNFESLKLLIERGEIEQDQIKFFLGYSGWSAGQLDQELRENTWMVSNSYNPDILFVDDEENLWKEAVVNLGPKYAHVAQFPKNPMWN
- a CDS encoding dipeptide epimerase, whose protein sequence is MLNRTSKQDLHFFSDAVVKKMGKFTLYYKPYSLVLNHVFTVASGSRSSTPVVLVALEYDGVVGYGEASMPFYLGESHETVLGFLAQVDLSSFSNPFLTEDILSYVDQLMLKNTAAKASIDIALHDLLGKLMQQPWYRIWGFNPENTPNTSFTIGIDKPDVIREKVKEAKPYKLLKVKLGLDSDKEMIETIREVTDAPICVDVNQGWKDRREALEMAHWLEERGVVFIEQPMPKERIDDNAWLTENSPLPTIADEAVQRLSDVPKASGVYSGINIKLMKCTGLREARAMVELARNYDLKVMLGCMTETSCAISAAAQLAPAVDWADLDGALLIGNDVYQGMWVDDGKIMLSDNPGIGVNFIKN